The following proteins come from a genomic window of Pyxidicoccus sp. MSG2:
- a CDS encoding NUDIX hydrolase: MSEDRSWQGNWRVRLYERVRERGYDSLTAFAEARPAVPLYLLAEELGRNDVAGVQVLSALLAEAEQRKQVTRCVRDVLARELSESFPDGWPAVMNEEIRFEAIMALSSWTAHVPDTHEERARQAGDALLATPPPPGWRPLGPDDELLQTLLPDEEA; the protein is encoded by the coding sequence ATGAGCGAGGACCGCTCCTGGCAGGGGAACTGGAGGGTTCGCCTGTATGAGCGGGTCCGCGAGCGCGGGTATGATTCGCTGACCGCCTTCGCTGAGGCGCGCCCTGCCGTCCCGCTGTATCTCCTGGCCGAGGAACTTGGCAGGAATGACGTCGCGGGCGTGCAGGTGTTGAGCGCGTTGCTTGCTGAAGCGGAACAGCGGAAGCAGGTTACACGCTGTGTCCGCGACGTACTCGCGCGCGAGTTGTCCGAGAGTTTTCCTGACGGCTGGCCGGCTGTGATGAACGAAGAAATCCGTTTCGAGGCCATCATGGCGCTCAGTTCATGGACTGCCCACGTCCCCGATACGCATGAGGAGCGAGCAAGGCAGGCCGGCGATGCTCTTCTCGCTACGCCGCCGCCCCCTGGCTGGCGCCCGCTTGGCCCCGATGACGAGTTGTTGCAGACGTTGTTACCCGACGAGGAAGCCTGA
- a CDS encoding OmpA family protein encodes MRFTPPSTWSRLACAVLLLLSGTVAVAAEPPPLPAFDLERLIVTPTSRGALLGSDGLLLEPGTLRLAVVTHYQHHPLVMVRDGRRVGEVVRERALLHLAVAVAPHPRLEVGAAVPVLLGQGGMSLAGLGLGELRRSGLGTPLVRARVGLLREADGALVDLAAEVDAGLPLGRREALMGDGRWSVTPRLAVGRKFDRMRVSLEAGTRLRERVQVGTHAVGSELPFALGVTNVDGSLRGELSVRAAAPLTGGSLWSGEVLAGARYLFSERFEVFALGGPGLGVAPGVPAFRVLMGMGFDPLRLKQEAPSVPLPAVAREPDSDVRDGLPGEDTLALVEPEVEDGAAPPEPDVVEVLDMDADTVADGMDNCPREPGPPSNQGCPESVRQVVYLTEKTLEITERIFFAFDRAEVLPRSYPLMDQVAKVLREHPELEQVVVEGHTDNIGPASYNRRLSQARAESVCRQLERRGVEAKRLRAVGRGPDVPADTNDTSAGRERNRRVEFHIIPPATATPGSAHEATP; translated from the coding sequence ATGCGATTCACACCCCCTTCGACCTGGAGCCGGCTGGCGTGCGCCGTGCTGTTGCTCCTCTCGGGCACGGTCGCCGTGGCCGCCGAGCCTCCGCCGCTGCCCGCCTTCGACCTCGAGCGCCTCATCGTGACGCCCACCTCGCGTGGCGCGCTGCTGGGCTCGGATGGCCTGCTGCTGGAGCCGGGCACGCTGCGGCTGGCGGTGGTGACGCACTACCAGCACCACCCGCTCGTCATGGTGCGAGACGGGCGCCGGGTGGGCGAGGTCGTGCGCGAGCGCGCACTGCTGCACCTGGCGGTGGCCGTCGCACCGCACCCTCGGCTGGAGGTGGGCGCGGCGGTGCCGGTGCTGCTGGGCCAGGGCGGCATGTCGCTGGCGGGGCTGGGCCTGGGGGAGCTGCGGCGCTCCGGCCTCGGAACGCCGCTGGTGCGCGCGCGCGTGGGCCTGTTGCGCGAGGCGGACGGCGCGCTGGTGGACCTGGCGGCGGAGGTGGACGCGGGCCTGCCGCTGGGACGGCGCGAGGCGCTCATGGGGGACGGGCGCTGGAGCGTGACGCCGCGCCTCGCGGTGGGCCGGAAGTTCGACCGGATGCGCGTGTCGCTGGAGGCGGGCACGCGGCTGCGCGAGCGCGTGCAGGTGGGCACGCACGCGGTGGGCTCGGAGCTGCCCTTCGCGCTGGGGGTGACGAACGTGGACGGCTCGCTGCGAGGCGAGCTGAGCGTGCGCGCCGCCGCGCCGCTCACCGGCGGTTCCCTCTGGTCCGGCGAGGTACTGGCCGGCGCGCGCTACCTCTTCAGCGAGCGCTTCGAAGTGTTTGCCCTGGGAGGCCCCGGCCTGGGGGTCGCGCCCGGCGTGCCCGCCTTCCGCGTGCTGATGGGCATGGGCTTCGACCCGCTGCGCTTGAAGCAGGAGGCCCCTTCCGTCCCGCTGCCCGCGGTGGCGCGCGAGCCGGACAGCGACGTGCGCGACGGGCTGCCCGGTGAGGACACCCTGGCCCTGGTGGAGCCCGAGGTGGAGGACGGCGCGGCGCCGCCCGAGCCGGACGTCGTGGAGGTGTTGGACATGGACGCGGACACGGTGGCGGATGGCATGGACAACTGCCCGCGCGAGCCCGGCCCGCCGTCCAACCAGGGCTGCCCGGAGTCGGTGCGGCAGGTGGTCTACCTCACCGAGAAGACGCTGGAGATTACCGAGCGCATCTTCTTCGCCTTCGACCGCGCGGAGGTGCTGCCACGCTCCTACCCGCTGATGGACCAGGTGGCGAAGGTGCTGCGCGAGCACCCGGAATTGGAGCAGGTGGTGGTGGAGGGGCACACGGACAACATCGGCCCGGCCTCGTACAACCGGCGCCTGTCGCAGGCGCGCGCGGAGTCGGTGTGCCGGCAGTTGGAGCGGCGCGGCGTGGAGGCGAAGCGGCTGCGCGCGGTGGGCCGGGGCCCGGACGTGCCCGCGGACACCAACGACACCTCCGCCGGACGCGAGCGCAACCGCCGCGTGGAGTTCCACATCATCCCGCCCGCCACCGCGACGCCGGGCAGCGCCCATGAGGCCACGCCATGA
- a CDS encoding TIGR02265 family protein translates to MTPLLRVRPMAPEVERSLKQRCALATPEDTTRGMFFRGVLEMVRQLGGPALEEECRKLLPEKRYLDFYSYPVTHFLQLSFLAAHLLADACGGFDEAHHRMGQQAAHDFLASVAGKTLRMLARDEPRLLLEQLPTGFRLSVSYGERGMTWTGPTSGCFTMKRNFMPPAYHEGVLAGMLEAVGARDVQVHGRDTGVLDAEYAVSWR, encoded by the coding sequence ATGACCCCGCTCCTCCGGGTCCGCCCCATGGCGCCGGAGGTGGAGCGGTCCCTGAAGCAGCGGTGCGCGCTCGCCACACCCGAGGACACCACGCGCGGCATGTTCTTCCGGGGCGTCCTGGAGATGGTGCGACAGTTGGGCGGCCCCGCCCTGGAGGAGGAGTGCCGGAAGCTGCTGCCGGAAAAGCGCTACCTCGACTTCTACTCCTACCCCGTCACGCACTTCCTGCAGCTCTCCTTCCTGGCGGCGCACCTGCTGGCGGACGCGTGCGGGGGCTTCGACGAGGCCCACCACCGCATGGGCCAGCAGGCCGCGCACGACTTCCTGGCGTCCGTCGCGGGGAAGACGCTGCGGATGCTCGCCCGTGACGAGCCCCGCCTGCTCCTCGAGCAGCTCCCGACGGGCTTCCGCCTGTCGGTGAGCTACGGCGAGCGCGGCATGACGTGGACGGGGCCGACGAGCGGCTGCTTCACCATGAAGCGCAACTTCATGCCGCCCGCGTACCACGAGGGCGTCCTCGCCGGGATGCTGGAGGCGGTGGGCGCGCGGGACGTCCAGGTCCACGGGCGCGACACCGGCGTGCTCGACGCGGAGTACGCGGTGTCCTGGCGCTGA
- a CDS encoding DUF2380 domain-containing protein, with amino-acid sequence MRAEALLLSVAVLTTSCASLPAAPGRREGLSYQPRGAGEPERLNRLQGSGEVVTGMASGGVSSGQSATLTRQAVVDAVDEVRDSTSGSANALAKLAARKAGIGGANGVFIRYVAYGSSQLPWLRGALGGATTLVDAAEEVADADMELGLLGMTGPRLQAAMFGDMLLAAWLDFLNLADVVLQQCPAYSAERLLKDMDRVQRMMEPTLAALASQDPERVETAAATMPGLMGQLAREFGSIREGARTAMERSGQAMAAAQFVEMLTLVSTLKLSLPRLPPAAPATVGVGLVMGSGGVMAGSRLVVSAEWVEMIRRLVKAGVISVPVVSAAVRIHAGQVMMAQSNGDLPRGVRDALGDGPEVRGMRETGRAGAGMSENPLHHVLPRERRAWFEQRGFTGDMDIDHFCVRLEQAHHEAIHGGGDWRLGRMWPKEWNRMIMKELLDAEARAGRRLSRSEILRLVARSMRNYKIPMNFASGRRR; translated from the coding sequence ATGCGCGCTGAGGCCCTGCTGCTGAGCGTGGCCGTGCTCACCACAAGCTGTGCGTCGTTGCCGGCGGCGCCCGGCCGAAGGGAAGGCCTGAGCTACCAGCCGCGCGGTGCCGGGGAGCCCGAGCGATTGAATCGCCTTCAGGGCTCCGGTGAAGTCGTGACGGGAATGGCCTCCGGTGGCGTGTCGAGTGGGCAGAGCGCCACGCTGACCCGTCAAGCGGTCGTCGATGCGGTTGACGAGGTGAGGGACTCCACTTCCGGAAGCGCCAACGCGCTCGCGAAGCTCGCGGCTCGCAAGGCGGGCATTGGTGGAGCCAACGGCGTCTTCATTCGCTACGTCGCCTACGGTTCCAGCCAACTGCCATGGCTTCGGGGCGCACTCGGTGGTGCAACCACGCTGGTGGATGCAGCCGAAGAGGTCGCTGACGCGGACATGGAGTTGGGCCTCCTCGGGATGACGGGCCCACGCCTCCAGGCCGCGATGTTCGGCGACATGCTGCTCGCCGCATGGCTCGACTTCCTCAACCTCGCTGACGTCGTGCTCCAGCAGTGCCCGGCCTACAGCGCCGAGCGGCTGCTCAAGGACATGGACCGCGTGCAGCGAATGATGGAGCCCACCCTGGCGGCGCTCGCATCACAGGACCCGGAGCGGGTCGAGACAGCGGCTGCGACGATGCCCGGGTTGATGGGGCAGCTCGCGCGCGAGTTCGGTTCCATCCGTGAGGGCGCGCGCACGGCCATGGAGCGCAGCGGGCAGGCGATGGCGGCGGCGCAGTTCGTGGAGATGCTCACCCTCGTTTCGACGCTGAAGCTGTCACTGCCCCGGTTGCCGCCGGCCGCTCCCGCCACGGTCGGCGTGGGGCTCGTCATGGGCTCGGGTGGAGTGATGGCGGGCTCGCGGCTCGTCGTTTCCGCGGAGTGGGTGGAGATGATTCGCCGGCTCGTGAAGGCGGGCGTCATCTCCGTGCCCGTCGTCAGCGCTGCCGTCCGCATTCATGCAGGTCAGGTGATGATGGCGCAGTCGAACGGGGACCTGCCGCGGGGCGTGCGTGACGCGCTCGGTGACGGGCCCGAGGTTCGCGGCATGCGCGAGACCGGTAGAGCCGGAGCGGGCATGTCCGAGAATCCGCTGCACCACGTCCTGCCGCGGGAGCGCCGTGCATGGTTCGAGCAGCGAGGTTTCACGGGTGACATGGACATCGACCATTTCTGCGTCAGGCTGGAGCAGGCACACCACGAGGCGATTCACGGTGGGGGTGATTGGCGCCTGGGACGCATGTGGCCCAAAGAATGGAACCGGATGATCATGAAGGAGTTGCTCGACGCCGAGGCCAGGGCTGGCCGGAGATTGTCGCGAAGCGAGATCTTGAGGCTCGTCGCAAGGAGCATGAGGAACTATAAAATCCCGATGAACTTCGCTTCTGGGAGAAGGCGATGA
- a CDS encoding TonB family protein, which translates to MIRGQRRRGGPRTRALALVLGLLVPVLAARAQDVGAPDGGPREVERELARTDAGWAVDPRAEASGTEAVADAGVPQQAFVPPSLVADSPAPYPPQLAAEGVAGVVKLELLIDEAGEVESATLVEGLHPQLDRAALHAAPSLRFNPATLDGQPVRVRLFFEYRFEAPVPLAGVDGGVAPDGPVTLRGLVRTRGNRRPITGATLLSDALPDAPVQTDEHGRFEARWPAGAHKVRVVAPGHKPFVFREKLNAKEALEVVYGLEPLVINPYETVVRGDRDRTEVSRVTLHDAELREVPGTMGDPFRVVMLMPGVGSMLSGVAYPVVRGSQPASTGYFLDGIRVPILFHLFLGPAVIHPDFIDAIDFYPGTPPPKYGRLMGGAIEGRLSRPRDDGVHGSAYADLINAGFFIETPFEDTRTNVSLAGRYSYTPWIIALAANSLQAPPAPGRENPKVVLDFWDYQGRIEQDIGKGKLRLFAFGSSDTFGSEAQDDFSSSALQSIIFHRVDLRFRHPVGPGELEVGATWGLDRFSIVSEDVADNANAIYIDQGTLSARLGYTMTVSPTLSLRGGADIDSKRAIVDILDETRDSSEEVETAPVALGTFMGAYAEAVWQPDDKWSVVPGLRVDNYHLSPGIDHGVLEPRITVRRKMSETLTLKGGAGLFHQPPTTLISLPVVDVGSLLLGLQEGIQVSAGAEWKAWRDLEVGVDVYVNPMVRTIELTPFSDEGLVDDVDPDLPGDVEVTKGARQSRAVRRAFQEEDDDGGGLIPDRGDIDFPDFTSNGLAYGLEVLIRHPLGNNWFGWLSYTLQRSTRLTRFYRYDGAGNVIGEDEKDLPFAFDQTHIVNLVLSYKFSNSVTVGGVVHFNSGRPEYGSLGTQTHRQGEDAARRPAWVKSDRDEVDRLPGFLRFDLRLSKAWVYDSFNLEAYLDMLNVTISRETVGFEYNGGDGRPLTKEAVGLPIVLPILGVKGRY; encoded by the coding sequence ATGATTCGTGGACAGAGGCGGAGGGGGGGGCCCCGGACGCGCGCGCTCGCGCTGGTGCTCGGACTGCTCGTGCCGGTGCTGGCGGCGCGGGCGCAGGACGTGGGCGCGCCGGACGGAGGCCCGAGGGAGGTGGAGCGGGAGCTGGCGCGCACGGACGCGGGCTGGGCCGTGGACCCGCGTGCCGAGGCCTCGGGGACGGAGGCCGTCGCGGACGCGGGCGTGCCGCAGCAGGCCTTCGTGCCGCCGTCGCTGGTGGCGGACTCGCCCGCGCCGTACCCGCCGCAGCTCGCGGCGGAGGGCGTGGCGGGCGTGGTGAAGCTGGAGTTGCTCATCGACGAGGCGGGCGAGGTGGAGTCCGCCACGCTGGTGGAGGGACTGCATCCGCAATTGGACCGGGCCGCGCTGCACGCCGCGCCGTCGCTGCGCTTCAACCCGGCCACGCTGGACGGGCAGCCGGTGCGCGTGCGCCTGTTCTTCGAGTACCGCTTCGAGGCCCCCGTGCCGCTGGCGGGCGTGGACGGCGGCGTGGCCCCCGACGGGCCCGTCACGCTGCGCGGCCTGGTGCGCACCCGGGGCAATCGCCGCCCCATCACCGGCGCCACGCTGCTGTCGGACGCGCTGCCGGACGCACCGGTGCAGACGGACGAGCACGGCCGCTTCGAGGCGCGCTGGCCCGCGGGCGCGCACAAGGTCCGCGTGGTGGCGCCCGGCCACAAGCCCTTCGTCTTCCGCGAGAAGCTCAACGCGAAGGAGGCGCTGGAAGTCGTGTACGGGCTGGAGCCGCTCGTCATCAACCCGTACGAGACGGTGGTGCGCGGAGACAGGGACCGCACCGAGGTGAGCCGCGTCACGCTGCACGACGCGGAGCTGCGCGAGGTGCCCGGCACCATGGGCGACCCGTTCCGCGTCGTCATGCTGATGCCGGGCGTGGGCAGCATGCTGTCCGGCGTGGCGTACCCGGTGGTGCGCGGCAGCCAGCCCGCGTCCACCGGCTACTTCCTCGACGGCATCCGCGTCCCCATCCTCTTCCACCTGTTCCTCGGGCCCGCCGTCATCCACCCGGACTTCATCGACGCCATCGACTTCTATCCGGGCACGCCGCCGCCGAAGTACGGGCGGCTGATGGGCGGCGCCATCGAAGGGCGCCTCAGCCGGCCGCGCGACGACGGCGTCCACGGCAGCGCCTACGCGGACCTCATCAACGCGGGCTTCTTCATCGAGACGCCCTTCGAGGACACCCGCACCAACGTCAGCCTCGCCGGCCGCTACTCGTACACGCCGTGGATCATCGCGCTCGCGGCCAACAGCCTCCAGGCCCCGCCCGCGCCGGGTCGGGAGAACCCGAAGGTGGTGCTCGACTTCTGGGACTACCAGGGCCGCATCGAGCAGGACATTGGCAAGGGCAAGCTGCGGCTGTTCGCCTTCGGCTCCTCGGACACCTTCGGCAGCGAGGCACAGGACGACTTCAGCAGCAGCGCGCTGCAGTCCATCATCTTCCACCGCGTGGACCTGCGCTTCCGCCACCCGGTGGGCCCCGGCGAGCTCGAGGTGGGCGCCACGTGGGGGCTGGACCGCTTCTCCATCGTCAGCGAGGACGTGGCCGACAACGCCAACGCCATCTACATCGACCAGGGCACCCTGTCCGCGCGCCTGGGCTACACGATGACGGTGTCCCCGACGCTCTCGCTGCGCGGCGGCGCGGACATCGACTCCAAGCGCGCCATCGTCGACATCCTCGACGAGACGCGGGACAGCTCCGAGGAGGTGGAGACGGCGCCCGTCGCGCTGGGCACCTTCATGGGTGCGTATGCGGAAGCGGTGTGGCAGCCCGACGACAAGTGGTCCGTGGTGCCCGGCCTGCGCGTGGACAACTACCACCTGTCTCCCGGCATCGACCACGGCGTGCTGGAGCCGCGAATCACCGTGCGCAGGAAGATGTCGGAAACGCTCACCCTCAAGGGCGGCGCGGGCCTCTTCCACCAGCCGCCCACCACCCTCATCAGCCTGCCCGTGGTGGACGTGGGCAGCCTGCTGCTCGGGCTCCAGGAGGGCATCCAGGTCTCCGCGGGCGCGGAGTGGAAGGCGTGGCGCGATTTGGAGGTGGGCGTGGACGTCTACGTCAACCCCATGGTGCGCACCATCGAGCTGACGCCCTTCTCCGACGAGGGGCTGGTGGACGACGTGGACCCCGACCTGCCCGGCGACGTGGAGGTGACGAAGGGCGCTCGCCAGTCACGCGCCGTGCGCCGCGCGTTCCAGGAGGAGGACGATGACGGCGGCGGCCTCATCCCGGACCGGGGCGACATCGACTTCCCGGACTTCACCAGCAACGGCCTGGCGTACGGGTTGGAGGTGCTCATCCGCCACCCGCTGGGGAACAACTGGTTCGGGTGGCTCTCGTACACGCTGCAGCGCAGCACCCGTCTCACGCGCTTCTACCGCTACGACGGAGCGGGCAACGTCATTGGCGAGGACGAGAAGGACCTGCCCTTCGCCTTCGACCAGACGCACATCGTCAACCTGGTGCTCAGCTACAAGTTCTCCAACAGCGTCACGGTGGGCGGCGTGGTGCACTTCAACAGCGGCCGCCCGGAGTACGGCTCCCTGGGCACGCAGACGCACCGCCAGGGCGAGGACGCGGCGCGCCGGCCCGCGTGGGTGAAGTCGGACCGGGACGAGGTGGACCGGCTGCCGGGCTTCCTCCGCTTCGACCTGCGGCTGTCCAAGGCGTGGGTCTACGACTCCTTCAACCTGGAGGCGTACCTGGACATGCTCAACGTCACCATCAGCCGGGAGACGGTGGGCTTCGAGTACAACGGCGGCGACGGACGGCCGCTCACCAAGGAGGCGGTGGGCCTGCCCATCGTTCTGCCCATTCTTGGAGTGAAGGGGCGCTACTGA
- a CDS encoding GAF domain-containing protein yields the protein MFQDGIPTKAEGFERLGAPARHHAVTAPSLMLAPLLPPPEESSHHPVMASVEVPAVLLVDDNPANLVALEAILEPLGVRMDKAPSGEQALRFLLREEYAVILLDVRMAGLSGFETAALIKQRERTRNVPIIFLTAYGRDDVELITGYSTGAVDFLQKPFPPEVLRSKVSVFVELFRAQQQVRRQSELLKQKEAEARDAALRASGYIDRLRDFAARLSEADTVAEVCRALFEHGLVAAGARAAAVNLLDAAGETLEIVDATGYSEAVLTQWRRVPLSAPIPLTQAVREQRAIWLGSLEEWQEHYPDVDARGAHEAAVSLPLMVKGRVVGAIALAFATTRVFTEMDRAFFTALAHACAQAMERVRLSTEERRAHEQARTAAARLRLLGEVSDAFSVTNRDLGGLLDTIAQHVALHLAEACALYLLSADGERLELQTFHHVNPEAEALYREVLQVPLRSGEGFSGRVLASGQSQLIPFVTQEALLAMVPPERQEAVLRFPIHSLVGVPLRMQGRVVGVLSLCRFGPDRPFTRDDLGLLEELAAKAAISIENARLFTEQRRAQEELRRRAEFEQQLVGIVSHDLRNPLAAISMSAGLMEKKGELSDAQRRMVTRINQATERAARMIRDLLDFTKARLGGGIALHPQPTDLKDVVHQVVDEVLVAHSGRHVELDVGPELKGEWDPDRISQVLTNLLSNALTYSPSSAPVRVAAWVDGDSAVMTVFNGGAFIPAELLPRLFEPMTRGTLKEGQSSRSIGLGLYIVRDIVRGHGGSVDVVSSEAHGTTFTVRLPRHGA from the coding sequence ATGTTCCAGGACGGGATTCCGACGAAGGCCGAGGGCTTCGAGCGACTGGGGGCTCCCGCTCGTCACCATGCGGTGACAGCGCCGAGCCTCATGCTGGCGCCCCTGCTGCCGCCACCTGAAGAGTCCTCGCACCACCCCGTCATGGCGAGCGTCGAGGTGCCCGCGGTGCTGCTGGTGGACGACAACCCCGCCAACCTGGTGGCGCTGGAGGCCATCCTCGAGCCGCTGGGCGTGCGGATGGACAAGGCGCCTTCCGGTGAGCAGGCCCTGCGCTTCCTGCTGCGCGAGGAGTACGCCGTCATCCTGCTCGACGTGCGCATGGCGGGGCTGAGCGGCTTCGAGACGGCGGCGCTCATCAAGCAGCGCGAGCGCACGCGCAACGTCCCCATCATCTTCCTCACCGCCTACGGGCGGGACGACGTGGAGCTCATCACCGGCTACTCCACCGGCGCGGTGGACTTCCTGCAGAAGCCCTTCCCTCCGGAGGTGCTGCGCTCGAAGGTGTCCGTCTTCGTGGAGCTGTTCCGCGCGCAGCAACAGGTGCGGCGCCAGTCGGAGCTGCTGAAGCAGAAGGAAGCCGAGGCGCGCGACGCCGCGCTGCGGGCGTCCGGCTACATCGACCGGCTGCGCGACTTCGCCGCCCGCCTGTCCGAGGCGGACACGGTGGCGGAGGTGTGCCGCGCCCTCTTCGAGCACGGGCTGGTGGCGGCCGGGGCAAGGGCGGCGGCCGTCAACCTGCTGGACGCGGCCGGCGAGACGCTCGAAATCGTGGACGCCACCGGCTACTCGGAAGCGGTGCTGACGCAGTGGCGCCGGGTGCCGCTGTCCGCGCCCATTCCCCTCACCCAGGCGGTGCGGGAGCAGCGGGCCATCTGGCTGGGCTCGCTGGAAGAGTGGCAGGAGCACTATCCGGACGTGGACGCGCGCGGCGCGCATGAGGCGGCCGTGTCGCTGCCGCTCATGGTGAAAGGCCGGGTGGTGGGCGCCATCGCGCTGGCCTTCGCCACCACGCGTGTCTTCACGGAGATGGACCGGGCCTTCTTCACCGCGCTGGCGCACGCGTGCGCGCAGGCGATGGAGCGGGTGCGGCTGTCCACCGAGGAGCGCCGGGCCCACGAGCAGGCGCGCACGGCCGCCGCGCGGCTGCGGCTGTTGGGTGAGGTCTCGGACGCGTTCAGCGTCACCAACCGCGACCTGGGCGGGCTGCTGGACACCATCGCCCAGCACGTGGCGCTGCACCTCGCGGAGGCGTGCGCGCTCTACCTCCTGTCCGCTGACGGCGAGCGGCTGGAGCTCCAGACCTTCCACCACGTGAATCCGGAGGCGGAGGCGCTCTACCGCGAGGTGCTCCAGGTGCCGCTGCGCTCCGGCGAGGGCTTCAGCGGGCGCGTGCTGGCGTCCGGCCAGTCTCAGCTCATCCCCTTCGTGACGCAGGAGGCGCTGCTGGCCATGGTGCCGCCGGAGCGGCAGGAGGCCGTCCTGCGCTTCCCCATCCACAGCCTGGTGGGTGTCCCGCTGCGGATGCAGGGCCGCGTGGTGGGCGTGCTGTCGCTGTGTCGCTTCGGCCCGGACCGGCCCTTCACGCGGGACGACCTGGGGCTGCTGGAGGAGCTGGCGGCGAAGGCGGCGATTTCCATCGAGAACGCGCGCCTGTTCACGGAGCAGCGGCGCGCGCAGGAGGAGCTGCGGCGCCGCGCCGAGTTCGAGCAGCAACTGGTGGGCATCGTCTCGCATGACCTGCGCAACCCGCTGGCGGCCATCTCCATGTCCGCGGGGCTGATGGAGAAGAAGGGCGAGCTGTCCGACGCGCAGCGGCGCATGGTGACGCGCATCAACCAGGCCACCGAGCGCGCGGCGCGGATGATTCGCGACCTGCTGGACTTCACCAAGGCGCGGCTGGGCGGCGGCATTGCGCTGCACCCCCAGCCCACGGACCTGAAGGACGTGGTGCACCAGGTGGTGGACGAGGTGCTGGTGGCGCACTCCGGGCGGCACGTGGAGCTGGACGTGGGGCCCGAGCTGAAGGGCGAGTGGGACCCGGACCGCATCTCGCAGGTGCTGACGAATCTCTTGAGCAACGCGCTGACGTACAGCCCTTCGAGCGCGCCGGTGCGGGTGGCGGCGTGGGTGGACGGGGACAGCGCCGTGATGACGGTCTTCAACGGTGGAGCCTTCATCCCCGCGGAGCTGCTGCCCCGCCTGTTCGAGCCGATGACGCGTGGCACGCTGAAGGAGGGCCAGTCCAGCCGGAGCATCGGCCTGGGGCTCTACATCGTCCGCGACATCGTCCGTGGCCACGGTGGCAGCGTGGACGTGGTGTCCTCCGAGGCGCACGGCACCACCTTCACCGTGCGCCTGCCCCGGCACGGGGCCTGA